The sequence below is a genomic window from Acidobacteriota bacterium.
TTCCGCGATGTGGATGGCGATCGCCGGCCCGACGGGGTGTTCGTGGGGAGCGATGTCGTCGGCTATGCGAGCGTCGATCCGGCGCGGCCCACCGCGCCGTGGCAGTTCCGCGCGGTGTCGGCGAAGGGGCCGTGGCCGATTCACGGAGTCGGCGTTGGCGACATCGACGGCGACGGCCGCCTGGACATCCTGACGCCGTACGGCTGGTGGGCGCAGCCGGCGACCGATACGGGACGCCCCTGGGCGTACTCGCCGGCGCGGCTGGGCCGCACGGGCCCGCCGTGGGGACCCGGTGGCAGCGAGATGTCGGTGTACGACGTCAACGGCGACGGGCTGAACGACGTCGTCACCAGCCTGGCCGCGCACGGGTGGGGTCTCGCGTGGTACGAGCAGCGTCGCGACGCCGCTGGAGCGCGCACGTTCGTCGAGCACATGATCATGGACGACTTCAGCACGAAGAACGCCGGCGGCGTGACGTTTTCAGAGCTGCACGGCTCGACCGCTGCGGACATGGATGGGGACCGTGTGCCGGATCTCGTCGTCGGCAAGCGCCACTGGTCGCACCTCGAAAGCTACTCCGATCCCGATCCGAACGGTCCCGGCGTCCTGTACTGGTACCGGACGGTTCGCAACCCGAAGGCGCCGGGCGGCGCGGAGTTCGTGCCGCATCTCGTTCACAACCGATCGGGCGCCGGATCGACCGTCACGGTCGTCGATCTCAATCGCGATGGGCTGCCTGACGTCCTGACCGGCACGACCCGCGGGACTTTCGTGTTCTGGGGCACGAGAAGGAGGTGAACGCGTGCATTGGGAACTGCCTCCCTACGTGACCAGATAGATGAGCCCGACGACCGCTCCGATCGCCACCACCGTCCACCGCAACGTGCTCGGCGCGATCATCCCGGCGACTTTTCCGCCGACGACACCGCCGAGCAGCGCGCCGGCGGCCATGACGGCGGCGGCGGTCCAGACGACCTGGCCGGAGAAGACGAAGAACAGCGCGGCGGCGACGTTGATCACCAGGCCGAGCGCGGACTTGAGCGCGTTCAGCCGCGTCAACGAATCGTCGAGCATGAGCCCCAGCACCGCGAGCATGATCACGCTGAGCCCGGCTCCGAAGTAGCCGCCGTACACCGCGCCGAGCGCGAGCGGCACGGCCACCCGCATGTCGGAGCCGTGGCCGGTGGTCCGGTGCCACGGCCGGCGGGCCAGCCACGCGCGCAGCCGATCCTGGGCGGCCAGCAGCGCCGACGCGCCGAGAATCAAGAACGGGATCAGCGAGCGGAAGACGCGTTCGCCGCCGATGACGAGCAGGATGCCACCCACGATGCCGCCGACGGCGCTGGCCGGCAGCACGATGCGCAGCCGGCGCTCCTGGCCGTCGAGATCGCGCCGCTGCGCGTACACCGCGCCGAGGAAGCCGGGGCAGAGCGCCACCGCGTTCGTGATGTTCGCCGCAACGGCCGGCACGCCGACCGCCGTCAGCACGGGGAACGTGATCAACGTTCCGCCGCCGGCGATGGCATTGACGAGCCCGGCCGCGAGGGCGGCGAGGCCGATGACGACGTAATCGGTGACGCTCAGCATCGGGTGCGAAG
It includes:
- a CDS encoding sulfite exporter TauE/SafE family protein; this encodes MLSVTDYVVIGLAALAAGLVNAIAGGGTLITFPVLTAVGVPAVAANITNAVALCPGFLGAVYAQRRDLDGQERRLRIVLPASAVGGIVGGILLVIGGERVFRSLIPFLILGASALLAAQDRLRAWLARRPWHRTTGHGSDMRVAVPLALGAVYGGYFGAGLSVIMLAVLGLMLDDSLTRLNALKSALGLVINVAAALFFVFSGQVVWTAAAVMAAGALLGGVVGGKVAGMIAPSTLRWTVVAIGAVVGLIYLVT